In the genome of Raphanus sativus cultivar WK10039 chromosome 4, ASM80110v3, whole genome shotgun sequence, one region contains:
- the LOC108850618 gene encoding uncharacterized protein LOC108850618, producing the protein MRLLSWNCRGLGRSQDSTIPRLKEIRKIYFPEIVFLMETKQSKDKVVDLKVVLGYDRVMVVDPIGLSGGLALMWKREVSVEVKFADKSVRFRGQCFFVTFVYGEPSQQGKKKVWERLMRLGAGRKESWGLLGDFNEILHNGEKIGGPNRGANSFLDFAQMIQVCEMKELTGFGDSFPWAGVRYKKYIQCKLDRCFGNKQWRNVFQNSTQTFMERLGSDHRPVMVNLMSEQDSRRSDFRFDKWMVGKNRVEETIGETWNRARGIGNLSIVDSIGAVRKSLGKWKRDNNLNSNEHMKKLRHELELETSSTAPCWERVGELNVEINKAFKEEEDFWVQKSRDKWLVVGDNNTSFFHASVKACRQQNHLSKLVDDEGTEQSSLPQMGKIATDYFEKLFSSSASNEIMGFFASLEPRVSENMNRKLIREVTDEEVRLAVFSIKPSSAPGSDGMNGLFFQEYWGILGVEIVKEVKAFFNTGVFPMEWNFTQICLIPKITNPTSMVDLRPISLCSVLYKIVAKILVSRIKPLLEHIVSPNQSAFVPERLISDNIIIAHEMIHGLRTHDKISKEFMAIKTDMSKAYDRIEWNYLEGLMIAMGFHAKFREWIMFCVCSVSYTVLINGEEQGKVLPGRGLRQGDPLSPFLFDLCTEGLSHQLNEAERRGEISGIRFSEDGPAIHHLFFADDSLLLLRANEEECGVVCRILKAYELVSGQMISLTKSAITFGSKVEDGMKVKIKEISGITNEGGTGKYLGLPECFSGSKVAMLQYIHEKMTARFQGWYAFFLSTGGKEVLLKSVAMAMPVFAMSVFKLPKTTCKMLTSAMANFWWNAQDGKNKMHWVSWDRMCLDKKDGGMGFKDLEKFNQALLAKQGWRLLMDPNSLCARVIKSRYYPTGDFLDAKIGSRPSYAWRSMLFGRELLVKGLRSNVGSGKSTLVWTDKWLFDKEPLAPMRKQTFFNVNLRVCDLIDTHTRTWDRGKLEEVFFPSDIELIMKMKPAFGKEDSYEWVHNRWGAYSVKSGYWLACSTDKSAVRVEAQSKPSLNDVRSQVWSVNTTPKIKVFMWKALSNALAVSEECIARGMKVDPRCQRCGDDGESINHALFSCPAARLVWATSGFPFPQRGFENSSLFENFSYLLSIGKDPRVPKEFRQVFPWILWMLWKNKNAFAFEGKEYAAEDTVAKCREEATRWTELTGVAKAEEARRNQCKKFDAKWRAPERGRLKCNIGISWCRKTNLAGMGWIVRTSSGDSVLHSRRAFNGVSSLLEAKRLGLIWAVESMISHKLHNVPFDVEDRDLVASVNKPKSCPALRAYGEELKEILNGTSEWEMESVSGKANMVAFKIVQSVTEKKRFQSYVAQGSPSWLRSLLVEEGLRSRE; encoded by the coding sequence ATGCGACTTCTGAGTTGGAATTGTCGAGGTTTGGGACGGTCTCAAGACTCGACAATTCCCCGTCTCAAGGAGATACGTAAAATCTATTTCCCTGAGATTGTGTTCTTGATGGAAACTAAGCAAAGTAAAGATAAGGTGGTTGATTTGAAAGTGGTGTTGGGTTACGATAGAGTCATGGTGGTGGATCCTATTGGGTTGTCAGGTGGCTTAGCTTTGATGTGGAAGCGGGAAGTCAGTGTGGAGGTGAAATTTGCTGATAAGAGCGTAAGGTTCAGAGGTCAGTGTTTCTTTGTTACCTTCGTCTATGGTGAGCCAAGTCAGCAAGGTAAGAAGAAGGTATGGGAGAGGTTAATGAGGCTGGGAGCTGGAAGGAAGGAGAGTTGGGGTTTGTTGGGAGATTTTAACGAAATCCTGCACAATGGTGAGAAGATTGGAGGTCCGAACAGAGGAGCTAATTCTTTTTTGGATTTCGCTCAAATGATCCAAGTCTGCGAAATGAAGGAACTAACTGGGTTCGGTGATAGTTTTCCTTGGGCAGGAGTAAGATATAAGAAGTATATCCAGTGTAAACTTGATCGTTGCTTCGGTAACAAGCAATGGAGGAACGTTTTCCAGAACTCAACTCAGACGTTCATGGAAAGGCTAGGGTCGGATCACAGACCAGTTATGGTTAATCTGATGAGTGAGCAGGACAGTAGAAGATCTGATTTTCGTTTTGACAAATGGATGGTGGGCAAAAACAGAGTGGAAGAAACGATAGGGGAAACATGGAACAGAGCCAGAGGGATTGGGAACCTATCTATTGTGGACAGCATAGGTGCTGTTAGGAAGTCTCTTGGCAAGTGGAAGAGAGACAATAATCTTAACTCTAATGAACACATGAAGAAGTTAAGACATGAACTGGAGCTGGAAACGTCTTCTACAGCCCCTTGCTGGGAACGTGTGGGTGAGCTAAACGTTGAAATTAATAAAGCGTTTAAAGAAGAGGAAGATTTCTGGGTGCAGAAGAGTAGAGACAAGTGGTTAGTGGTGGGAGATAACAATACTAGTTTCTTCCATGCCTCTGTAAAGGCATGTCGTCAACAGAACCATCTATCCAAACTTGTTGATGACGAAGGAACAGAGCAGAGCTCGCTACCTCAAATGGGGAAGATAGCCACTGACTACTTTGAGAAgcttttctcttcttctgcgTCGAATGAGATTATGGGTTTCTTTGCTAGTCTAGAGCCTAGGGTGTCAGAAAATATGAACCGTAAGCTGATACGGGAGGTCACTGATGAGGAGGTGAGATTGGCTGTCTTCTCAATCAAACCGTCCAGTGCTCCAGGCAGTGATGGGATGAATGGACTGTTTTTTCAGGAGTATTGGGGAATCTTAGGAGTGGAGATTGTGAAAGAAGTTAAGGCTTTTTTCAATACTGGTGTGTTTCCAATGGAGTGGAATTTCACACAGATATGTTTGATTCCAAAAATCACAAACCCCACCTCTATGGTGGACTTGAGACCGATTAGTCTCTGTTCCGTGCTATACAAGATTGTGGCTAAGATATTGGTATCGAGGATCAAGCCTCTCTTGGAGCATATTGTTTCGCCTAACCAATCTGCTTTTGTTCCTGAGCGCTTGATATCAGATAATATCATCATAGCCCACGAGATGATACATGGGCTGAGGACGCATGACAAGATATCAAAGGAGTTTATGGCAATAAAAACTGATATGTCAAAGGCATATGATAGAATCGAGTGGAACTACTTGGAAGGTTTGATGATTGCGATGGGGTTTCACGCTAAATTCAGGGAGTGGATCATGTTTTGTGTATGCTCGGTCTCATACACGGTGCTCATCAATGGCGAGGAACAAGGGAAGGTCTTACCAGGTAGAGGTTTGAGACAAGGAGACCCTCTGTCTCCTTTCCTTTTTGACCTATGCACTGAAGGCTTATCACATCAGTTAAATGAAGCAGAGAGAAGAGGTGAGATATCAGGGATTAGATTCTCTGAGGATGGTCCTGCGATACATCACTTATTTTTTGCGGATGATTCTCTTCTGTTGCTGAGAGCTAATGAGGAAGAGTGTGGTGTGGTTTGCCGGATCCTCAAGGCGTATGAGCTCGTCTCTGGTCAGATGATTAGCCTTACAAAGTCAGCCATTACTTTTGGCAGTAAGGTGGAGGATGGAATGAAAGTGAAGATCAAAGAGATATCTGGGATAACAAATGAAGGAGGCACTGGCAAATATTTGGGCTTACCGGAGTGTTTCAGTGGCTCTAAGGTAGCTATGCTACAGTATATACACGAGAAGATGACGGCTCGTTTTCAGGGGTGGTATGCTTTCTTTTTGTCTACTGGGGGGAAGGAAGTACTACTCAAGTCTGTTGCTATGGCCATGCCCGTGTTTGCAATGTCCGTTTTCAAACTTCCGAAAACTACTTGCAAAATGCTTACAAGTGCAATGGCTAACTTCTGGTGGAATGCACAAGATGGAAAAAACAAGATGCATTGGGTCTCTTGGGATAGGATGTGTCttgataagaaagatgggggcATGGGTTTTAAGGATTTGGAAAAATTCAATCAGGCCCTGCTAGCCAAACAGGGTTGGCGTCTTCTTATGGACCCAAACTCTCTGTGTGCACGAGTGATAAAGAGCAGATACTATCCCACTGGTGACTTCTTAGACGCAAAGATTGGGAGCAGACCATCATATGCTTGGAGGAGCATGTTATTTGGTAGAGAGCTGTTGGTGAAAGGTCTAAGAAGTAATGTCGGGTCTGGTAAGAGCACTTTGGTTTGGACTGACAAATGGCTCTTTGATAAAGAACCTTTAGCGCCAATGAGGAAACAAACCTTTTTCAATGTAAATTTAAGGGTGTGTGACCTCATTGATACTCATACAAGAACTTGGGACCGAGGAAAGTTGGAGGAGGTTTTCTTCCCAAGCGATATTGAGTTGATCATGAAGATGAAGCCTGCGTTTGGAAAAGAAGATTCCTACGAGTGGGTTCACAACAGATGGGGGGCATACTCTGTTAAGTCAGGGTACTGGTTAGCTTGCTCGACTGATAAATCTGCTGTAAGGGTTGAGGCACAGAGTAAGCCATCTCTGAATGATGTGCGAAGCCAAGTTTGGTCAGTGAACACTACTCCAAAAATAAAAGTGTTCATGTGGAAAGCTTTGTCTAATGCACTTGCGGTTTCTGAGGAGTGCATCGCAAGAGGGATGAAGGTTGATCCTCGGTGTCAAAGATGTGGAGACGATGGAGAATCCATAAACCACGCTCTGTTTTCTTGCCCTGCAGCTAGACTGGTGTGGGCGACATCCGGGTTCCCGTTCCCACAACGGGGTTTTGAGAACAGTTCTTTGTTTGAAAACTTTAGCTACTTGTTGAGTATTGGGAAAGATCCTCGAGTGCCAAAAGAATTTCGGCAGGTTTTTCCTTGGATACTATGGATGCTGTGGAAAAATAAGAATGCCTTCGCATTTGAAGGGAAGGAATATGCAGCAGAAGATACAGTTGCAAAGTGTCGAGAGGAGGCTACACGCTGGACTGAATTAACGGGTGTAGCCAAGGCGGAAGAAGCTAGACGGAATCAGTGTAAAAAGTTTGATGCGAAGTGGAGGGCTCCAGAAAGAGGCAGACTGAAATGTAATATAGGGATCTCGTGGTGTAGGAAGACGAACTTGGCTGGTATGGGTTGGATTGTTAGAACAAGTTCGGGTGACTCTGTTTTACATAGTAGAAGAGCTTTTAATGGTGTCTCATCGCTCTTGGAGGCTAAACGCTTGGGACTTATATGGGCTGTAGAGAGCATGATTTCTCATAAACTACACAATGTGCCATTTGATGTGGAGGATAGGGATCTGGTGGCCTCGGTAAATAAGCCAAAGTCTTGTCCAGCGTTGCGAGCATACGGAGAGGAGCTTAAAGAGATTCTGAACGGGACTAGTGAATGGGAAATGGAATCAGTATCAGGAAAGGCAAATATGGTGGCTTTTAAGATTGTACAGAGCGTAACAGAGAAAAAGAGATTTCAATCTTATGTAGCACAAGGGAGTCCTTCTTGGCTACGGAGTTTACTTGTGGAggaaggtttgaggtctcgagAATGA
- the LOC108850617 gene encoding uncharacterized protein LOC108850617, which produces MSLEEEEVPFDLPDLPQFSAVESNKLSIIGRTLNPECQRMKDLILDMPRKWQVYDRVRGVALSPTMFQFVFKYEHDLEAVMRKRVWTFNEWSVVIDRWVEKPPDDYLQYLLVWVQIRNIPVNHYTTKAIETFGGFVGNVDVVAFDPSKAQSQDYVRVRVFFDVSRPVRRTKVINLPQGGSVTLRYDFERIQKRCHHCQRLTHDKDKCPQLIQERKDQASERPKRVLEEKQRREMVISRDDPLYGVLSEEQVGIDTMTGRRIINPEVLQNMREYLLAAEGGEKRVRIERVRNSVMELQNDPVGQRDFLRLEAPPKVTSNVDFEKGRVFGYGLKNVENQIVSRRSEGVAKSPMMEKEQRGVASDPLKGKDFDPPLLPEFFECSTGFSSGYAEANSSGTSRIKGGRRYRPPKRLRRFKPRLVDAEREDATGKDDGPPVGKQAAKRRAEAVAGEFTRVARRSKSEVVPNGGLPNL; this is translated from the coding sequence ATGTCgctggaggaagaagaagtgcCCTTTGACTTGCCGGACTTGCCACAATTTAGTGCGGTGGAGAGTAACAAACTTAGCATCATTGGGAGAACTCTCAATCCGGAGTGTCAAAGGATGAAGGATCTGATATTAGATATGCCGAGGAAGTGGCAAGTATACGATAGAGTACGTGGTGTAGCTTTATCTCCTACCATGTTCCAGTTTGTGTTCAAATACGAACACGATCTCGAGGCGGTGATGCGGAAGCGTGTGTGGACCTTTAACGAATGGAGTGTCGTGATTGATAGGTGGGTGGAAAAGCCTCCTGATGATTATTTGCAGTATTTGTTGGTGTGGGTTCAGATCAGAAATATTCCAGTGAACCACTACACAACAAAGGCTATAGAAACCTTTGGTGGTTTTGTTGGGAATGTGGATGTGGTTGCTTTTGACCCAAGTAAGGCTCAAAGTCAGGACTATGTGagagttcgtgtattttttgaTGTCTCGAGACCGGTCAGAAGAACAAAAGTAATCAATTTGCCTCAAGGTGGCTCTGTTACTTTGAGATATGACTTCGAGAGAATACAAAAGAGATGTCATCATTGCCAGCGGTTAACGCACGATAAAGATAAGTGCCCTCAGCTAATTCAGGAGAGGAAAGATCAAGCTTCTGAGAGGCCTAAAAGAGTGCTGGAGgagaaacaaagaagagagatgGTGATATCGAGGGACGACCCTCTGTATGGAGTTTTAAGCGAGGAACAAGTGGGGATTGATACTATGACAGGAAGACGCATAATAAACCCTGAGGTCTTACAAAACATGCGTGAATATCTACTAGCGGCTGAAGGTGGTGAAAAGCGAGTGAGGATAGAGCGTGTGCGGAACTCTGTTATGGAGCTTCAGAATGATCCGGTTGGCCAGAGAGATTTTCTACGGCTAGAGGCTCCGCCAAAGGTGACAAGCAATGTGGATTTTGAAAAGGGTCGTGTGTTTGGGTATGGTCTGAAAAATGTGGAGAACCAGATTGTCTCAAGGAGATCAGAAGGAGTTGCTAAATCTCCTATGATGGAGAAGGAGCAGCGAGGTGTGGCATCTGATCCTTTAAAGGGCAAAGATTTCGATCCTCCACTTCTTCCTGAATTCTTTGAATGTTCAACGGGTTTTAGCTCTGGTTATGCAGAGGCTAACTCTTCCGGGACTTCAAGAATAAAGGGAGGAAGACGATACAGGCCTCCAAAACGTTTGCGGAGGTTTAAGCCGAGACTAGTTGATGCAGAGAGAGAGGATGCGACGGGGAAGGATGATGGGCCTCCTGTTGGCAAACAGGCTGCTAAAAGAAGAGCTGAAGCTGTGGCGGGAGAATTTACAAGAGTTGCAAGAAGGTCAAAATCTGAGGTGGTCCCAAATGGGGGACTGCCCAATCTTTAA